The genomic region GGATGAAATTCTGTTGTTCGATCTGTCTGGATTTATTGAAGGATCCGGTGactattccctgtggacacaaTTACTGCAGGAGCTGTATTAATACCCACTGGAAAGGAAATCAAAAGAAACCACACAGCTGTCCTCAGTGTCAGAAGACATTCACAACAAGACCAGCACTGGTGAAAAACACTATGTTAGAAGACTTGCTGCAGAAACTGAAGACGACTGCACTCCAAGCTCCTCCAGCTGATCACGGCTATGCCggacctgaagatgtggcctgtgaCGTCTGCActgagaggaagatgaaagCCCTCAAGTCCTGTCTGGTCTGTTTGGCTTCTTACTGTGAGCAACACCTCCAGCCTCACTATGAATCTCCcgcttttcaaaaacacaaacttgttGAAGCCACTGTTAAGCTTCAGGAGAGCATCTGCTCCCGTCACAATGAGGTGATGAAGATTTTCTGCCGCACAGATCAAGAGTGTATCTGTTATGTCTGCTCCATGGTCGAACATAAAGATCACAAAATAGTTTCAACGGcaacagagaggacagagaggcaGGAGGAACTCGAGATGAGTCGgcaaaaactccagcagagaatccaagaaagagaggaagacatGAGGAtgcttcaacaggaggtggagagTATTAATTGCTTTGCAATAAAAGCAGTGATGAACACGGATAAGATCTCCAATGAGCTGGTCAGTCTCATTGAGAAAACATTcactgatgtgaagcagcagatcagatccaAGCAGAAAACTGAAGTGAGTCGAGCCAAAGAGCTTCAGGAAAGCCTGGAGAGGGAGCTCGCAGAGCTGAAGAGGAGAGACGCACAACTAGAGCAGCTCTCACGCACTGAGGATCACACCCAGTTTCTACACATCTACCCTTCACTGTCACAGCCAACTCAGTCTACAGACTCACCAACCATACAAACCCAAGATCTGGACCACTTTGAAAAGgtaacagcagctgtgatggCCACCAGAGATAGAATACAGATTATTCTTAGTGAAAAATTGACAAACATGGAGGCTTTAGAGCCACAAGAGGAGCCAAAGACAAGGATTGAGTTCCAACAATACTCAAGACAAATCACGCTGAATCCAAACACAGCAGACGCATCTCGTCTGATATTttcagagggaaacagaaaaataacatttcagatAGATAATAGACCATATGATTATCACCCTGACAGATTCATTGACATACCTCAAGTCTTGAGCAAAGAAGGACTGATTGGACGTTGTTACTGGGAGGTAGAGAAAGAAGGGAATGTAGCAATAGCTGTTGCTTACAAAGGTATCAGCAGAACAGGGGATCTCAATGCCCGGGCATTTGGATACAATGAAAACTCTTGGGTTTTACTTTGCGGTAACAGCGATAATTATATGTTCAGACACAACAAAAGCTCAGTTACCATCTCAGGGCCTCCATCCTCCAGAATCGGAGTGTATCTGGATCAGGTTGCAGGGATCCTGTCTTTCTACAGTGTTGATGACAAAATGAcgctcctccacagagtccagaccacattcactcagtCTCTCTATGCTGGACTTGGTCTTGCTGTGACTGGAGACACTGCTGAGTTGTGCATGTGAAAATAGGGttcaacagataaataaataataataaaaataatcagaatatATAACAtagtgtgttaatgtgtcaACTACTTTAACTGCTGAACCTGGAAGCTAAAGAATAAACATATTGGTATGCCATATTGTTAGGTGAGATTTACCCTGCATATCTTgaagtttttaaaagtttaaattaaatcgAGGTGAAGGGAGAAGTGAGGACAACAGTCTTgcaaataaaacagataaattatgttttaattacaaGAATGATCTGTATTGTCTTTATGTCAAGGAATTATGCAgagttttatcattttcattcttatttttgtttggtCTGCTTGTTTGTCTTAATACCATCgtaacgttttttttttttttttttgctcagagTGTTGATATCTATATGTGGGGAAGGGGAAATACACTTGATGTTGTGCTATTAATGCAGTGTTGTTGTGTATTATTAAGAaccagaataaataaataaataattacattaaaactaCTGGAGGGGAATATTGTTCATCTGTGTGAGAATTGAGGCTTTCTGTCATctacatttgtttattatattatgtttagTATTTAGAATAATATTTAAGATGTTGCTTACTGAGTTAGAGAAGTAAATAAAGACAGTAAGTACATTCACTTGGGGACCACGTTGAAGTTCTGGTACTTGTATTATACTAAaatttttaacttttcaaaatgttaacatcaggaggaaatattatttttatttattttttataaaaatgttctttGCCCATGCTGAAGAAAATGCCAGGTTACTAAGAAAGCAAAGCATTACAAGATTCACTCTAAAGTGGATGAAGATATTGCTGACAGAGGTtgaagtgatttttattttttttacagcaacaaGCTGGACCAATCTTTCTGTGTCCAAACATTAGTGAAATTCACACATTGTCAACACTACATATTCAAAGCCGTATACAGTACTGACTATAGGACAAATGAAACACACCATAGAATATCTATAAATTACATCTAAGCACACTAAGAAATGTCAGACAACTACATTCTGTTTAAGGAATGCTACGAATGAGGGAGAGACTCGCATTCCTCTTACTGCttgaatgaaacaaacacttaCAGTATAACTCCGCCCCAGTTCTCCAACcccgtctctctgtctctatttcCTGGTTCCTTAACTGATCTGCAAATAAAGAGACGGGTGTAACCAACATGCCTTGAAGTACAATAGGCACAAGGCAACTCATTTGCACACTGTAGATCGGTGCAATACTTATAATTGCTTTGAAGAAGCTGAAACCCTTGAGCTATTTCCTGTTGTTGAGAGGTGAAATGGCGCAGAAAAGTAACGAGGAAGACAGTGTGAAATTCTGTtgttccatctgtctggatTTCCTGAAGGATCCGGTGactattccctgtggacacaaCTACTGCATGAGCTGCATTAAAAGCTTCTGGAATGAGGATCAGAAGAAAACCTTCAGCTGTCCTCAGTGCAGAAAGACCTTCACACCAAAGCCTGTACTGGTGAATAACACCATGTTATCAGAGTTAATGGAGGAACTGAAGAAGACGGGACTGCAAGCGCCTTCAGCTGATCACTGCTATGCCGGATCTGGAAATGTGGCCTGCGACGTCTGCACTGGTAGGAAGCTGAAAGCCCTCAAGTCCTGTCTGGTCTGTTTGGCTTCTTACTGTGAGCAACACCTCCAGCCTCACTACGAGTCtcctaattttaaaaaacataaacttgTTGAAGCCACTGTTAAGCTTCAAGACACCATCTGCCCTTGTcacgatgaggtgatgaagattTTCTGCCGCACAGATCAAGagtgtatctgttatctctgctccATGGACGAACATAAAGGCCACGACATagtgtcagctgcagcagagaggacagagaggcaGAAGGAACTCGAAGTGAATCtacaaaaactccagcagagtATCCAGGATAGAGAGGAAGACATGAGGAtgcttcaacaggaggtggaTGCCATTAATTGCTCTGCTTATAAAGCAGTAGAAGAGACTGAAAAGATTTTTACCAAGTTGATTGGTGCTCTTAAGAAAAGAAGTTCAGATGTGAAACAGCAGATTGGAAACCAGCAGAAAGCTGAAGTGTGTCGGGCCAAAGAGCTTCATAAAAACCTGAAGGATGAGATTGCaaagctgaagaggaaagagatgGAGCTAAAGCAGCTCTCGCACACTGAAGATCCCACCCAGTTTCTTCATAGCTACCCTTCTCTGTCACAACCTAGTGAGTCTACAGACTCCCCAGTCACAGAAATCCATCATCTGCAGCAATTTGACAATCTAACATCAGCTGTGACAACAACCAGAGACAGAATACAGGCCATTCTTAGTGAGAAATTCATGAGGACTTCACCAGAAGAGGTGGACACGGACGCTTTACTCACACCAGCAGTGCCCAAAACCAGAGCTGAGTTCTTGCAATACTCACGCCAAGtcacactggatccaaacacgGCAGGTGCTGGACTGTTGTTATccaatgaaaacagaagagtAACAAAGACTGGAGGACAAACACAACCTGGTCATCAGGACAGATTCATTGCCGTATCTCAGGTGATGAGTACGAATGAACTCACGGGACGTTGTTATTGGGAAGTGGAGAAGAAAGGGAGCGTTTCGGTGGCAGtcacatataaaaatatctgCAGAACAGGAGACTTCACTGCGTGTGCGTTCGGATACAATAATAAATCTTGGGCATTAACATATGACAACAGTTACACATTCAGACACGACACATCCGTTTTCCTTACCAACTATCAGCCCTCTAGAATAGGAGTGTACCTGGATCACAGTGCAGGTattctgtccttctacagcgtctctgaaacgatgactctcctccacaggGTCGAGACTAGTTTCACTGAACCGGTTCATGTTGGACTTTGGCTTCATGGTTCTGATGGAGATTTTGCTGAGATTTGTGAGTAGGTAGAGTAAAGTAAACAGAATAATCAAGAAGAGAGTTAGGTTAGTCTTCCCAAGTCAAGACTATTACAGTCTGTAGATAGTGTGACATAATATTTGCTGACGAGAATCACTGGAACAGAAATTCACTTAATGGTTTTCAGTCTTAATAAGAAGTGACTTTTAAGGCAATGCAAACACGAAAAGGGGCTAATGTACATTAAGAAATTACATACTTTTACATAAAAGAAAGCTGTGTTCCATTGGTCGACCAAAGAAACACTGCAGACATACCGTAACAACTCTAGCTATTGTGGCAGGTTTTCTTGACTTCCTATTTGACTCTCTCTGAAGACACTTCCCATATGGAGGCTaagacaaactattaataaactCACCTCGATTTACTTTGATAACTGTATTAGTATGACGCTGATGTCAGGAAAACCTTCtgtatcttaaaaaaaaaaaaacactgtaatggTGATTAGATCTTTACTTCAACTGTCCTTGTAAAGTAAAAATCAACTCTATGATTTCTAAACTCTGCCAAATGCTTTTAAGAAAACCCATTTCTTAATAAATTAGATTCTACCTTTCTTCCATCACTTCGTTTGTTCATTATTTCTTTACTTGttcatctgatctgatcttccaGCAAAAAACTCCAAATGGTTTCACCATATCTAAGCATTACTTACACCTGAGTTCATTGTACTGCGTTATTTTGATGGTGTTGGTGCTTTTACTTAAATCAAGTAATGAATCTACATACTTCATACATTGCTTGTTGCAACTGGgaaaatatactgaatataaacCTAAAACTTGCTGCAAATAtttgcagaaagaaaagcatgagCAGAATGGATCCTCTGACATGAACAGTGATTGAACTGGGTTTTACTGCCACAAGCTGAAGAAAGACAACCCCCCCAACTCTTACAGTACATTTCCTGGTTTCACTTCTTTTCATGCGCCTGCAAACTGAGATTAATGTAAGTGAAGTGCAAAGTCCAATAGGCACAAGCAACGTCATTGCAGACCTGCCTCCATGTGTGACAGGACCGGTTTGGTTTCCTGTGTGACTGCATTTTACTTGCTGCGAGcaagtgaaacacaaatgttgttgAGAGATAAAATGGCGCAGAATGGAAATCAGAAAGACAGTGTGAAATTCTGTTGTTCGATCTGTCTGGATTTCCTGAAGGATCCGGTGactattccctgtggacacaaCTACTGCATGAGCTGCATTACAACTTTCTGGGATGAGGACGATCAGAAAACCCTTAACAGCTGTCCTCAGTGCAGAAAGAAGTTCATACCAAAGCCTGTACTGGTGaaaaacaccatgttagcagAGTTAGTGGAGGAACGGAAGACGATGGGACTTCAAGATCCTCCAGCTGATCACTGCTATGCCGGACCTGGAGATGTGGCCTGCGACGTCTGCACTGGAAGGAAGATGAAAGCCCTCAAGTCCTGTCTGGTCTGTTTGGCTTCTTACTGTGAGCAACACCTCCAGCCTCACTATGAATCTCCTGCTTTTCAAAAACATAAACTTGTTGAAGCCACTGTTAAGCTTCAGGAGAGCATCTGCTCCCGTCACAATGAGGTGATAAAGATTTTCTGCCGCACTGATCAAGagtgtatctgttatctctgctccATGGACGAGCATAAAGGCCACGACACAGTTTCCGCTGCAACAGAAAGGAATGAGAAGCAGAAGGAGCTCAGAGACAGTCTGCAAAAAatccagcagagaatccaggacagagagaaatatCTTAAGGTACTTCAAGAGGAAATGAATGCTGTCAAACACTCTGCTGATAAAGCAGTAAAGGACACTGAGGAACTTTTTCAAGAGTTGATCCATGCCATTGAAAAAAGACTCTCAGATGTGAggcagcagatcagatcccgGCAGAAAACTGAAGTCAGTCGAGTCAAAGAGCTTCAGCAGAAGATAGAGCAGGagaccactgagctgaagaagaaATACATCGAGCTGAAgaagctctcacacacagaagaTCACACGTTGTTTTTACGCAGCTACCCCTCAGTGTCCGGCGTTAGTAAATCTCCATGCATTTCCAACACGAAAATAAATCGCCCGCTGGACTTTaaggatgtgacagcagctgtgacagtgaCCAGAGATAAAATGTTGGCTATTCTCAGTGAGAAAAAGCTACAAGCAGAGCCAAAGGACAGAGATGACTTCTTACTGTATTCACGTCAAATAACACTGGATCCAAATACTCCAAATGGATTCATGGTTTTAtcagaaggaaacagaaaaataacattttgtgctCAAATTCAGCCTTATCCTCAACATCCAGATAGATTTATTCACATAACTCAGGTCTTAAGTAAAGAGGGACTGACTGGacgctgttactgggaggtggaaATGAGCAGGTGTGTTGCAGTAGCTGTCACTTACAAGAGTATTGCTAGATCAGGGGAATTTAATGCCCATGCTTTTGGATACAACGAGCAGTCTTGGGTGTTACATTGTAGTAGCAGTAGTCATTATATATTCAGACATAACAAAATCTCACATGCTATCTACAGTCCTCTGTCATCTAGAATAGGGGTGTACCTAGACCACAGTGCAGGTATCCTGTCTttctacagcgtctctgaaTCCATGACTCTCCttcacagagtccagaccacattcactcagccaCTCTATGCTGGACTTTGGCTTGGCTGTAAAGGAGACACTGCTGAGTTTTGTGAGCTCAACAGTTCAACAGTTCACTACTAAAGAAACTGAACCATTATTAGTgcaaaaggaaagaagaagtaaaaacaaatgtaaatgtgtttattgaaatgtattaaaattttatttgtattaaaaagTTGGAATGTGTGGTTATACATAAAATATCTCTTGCAAAGccattttttattctctttcctTGTGCATCTATAGAACTCTGCGTACACAAACGTACAGTTTCCTCTGACAAGCTGCTACCAGATTCGTCCAGGTGATGCCTTAAAGTCATACACTTATCACAAACAGAGAACTTCCTCCTGCTTGGTCATAATTTCAACCTTGATACTttaaagtgcagaaaaaaaagacataaggTTGCTGAAAGATTTTTGTCAATGAAACTTTAACAAACTTCTTCACAATTGCACTTAAGCCCATAATTGGTGAACTTCAGTGGAACAGTGAtaattaaaatctgaattttctGTGCTCCAATTGTTaatttttacaaacaaacagtacatTATTTCCACAAAGCCCTTTCATGACTGCAACATAACAACTGGgacatctgttttattttttgtatgacAGGACAGCAGGAAACCCTTGTGGACATTTTCACATCCAATTCTAAGTTAAGGACTTCAAACCCTAGAcgtgtaaaaaagaaaaaaaaaacaaaaactgtaaaataacaaaagctTTTGTGGTGAACATAGATCTCTGATGTTTAACCACTGACAATTAACAGACTCTTGTACCTTTTGCAAAACTGTTACCATCACGATTCAAATGATCTCaaaatgcaatatttaaaaagtggTCAAGTAATTGTCATTGATCAACACTATGTACCATCATCCTGTGTATTCACAGTAATCTGGCGCCAGAAAAACCTCAGAGAGTTTTAATTTGAGCACATTTAAACTAAGACACAGGAATGGGAAATGACATGAAGGAGTGTGCAACCTTCAGCAAAATGCTGGACCATCAGGTGTCActtaaacaacaataaatcatGGCTAACTTTCTAACATCACTAAGCTAAATCCTTCACGTTTTATATTTAATGGAAACATGAGATGCTGATTTTGAGATGTAGTGTTTTAAAACGGAAATGTGGACGAAAGGTGAAGCAAcacgcaaaaaaaaaataaaaaaataaaaataaagccaCAGTTCTGTATCTGAAAATTGGCACTGACACGACGAACTGTTCCAGTAATTAGTGTTAACTAGTGAACACACTTCCTATTTATGGTTTAGTATGAACACGGTCCTAAACCGCCTCACACTTTGAGTCAGTGCAggagtaaaactgtttttagtTCCTGTGTCTCAACCTCTAGTCAtcactaaactaaactgttgTTGCAGCAGTGACTGGTATTTTGTGAAGATACCGTATCTTTCATTTATTGCATTAACAAAATGTTACTTTCACGTTGTCGAAGATTTAGCTGCTTACTGTAAGTGTTGAACTTTAGGTACAAGTATCCATAACCCATCGAACAGCACATTGTAGCTGAAACTGTTgagtgaataaaacatgttacaCTGTTAGAAAAGGCTTTAGGAAATGGTCCGCAGTGGTGTGTAATCATTTAAGGTAACGGATGAAAACCAGCTGTAATATTCTTTATGTAAAAAAATCATCTGGTTTAAGCTTAGAGGCTTATGGAAAGCAATGGAAAGTAAGTTTCTCAGCAAAAACGTGCAACACAAAATTACAACACCTTATAAATAGTGACagtataacaaaaaaaacactttgactgTTCATTTTGACAAAAGGGACAACGTCCTATATTTTTCTGTCTCAAAAAGTAGCATTTCTTATGCGTCAGGTCATTGAGTGCGACAAGTTATAAACATTTAGTGTTTAGGAAAACAGCTTCACAAATCACGTGTGGATGGACTTCGAACATCGAACATTCGAACTCTCCCTACAGACACAGTAACTACTAAGACGTCTGACCCAGCAGTCATCCACCTTAAAGCTCCACATTATTCCGTTTTCTAATCTCCTCTGGCTCAGGATGGGAATAATCTTATTCAGGGGTATTCTGGTGAAACATAAATGTAGTTCTAACTGTATTAGCTCAAATGTATTTGTCCTCATCTCTTAACCTCGGGTTTTCCAGTTCAAATGCTGCATTTCAGcctcattttaaaaacactgacatgtttcaTAAGAAGTTTGCAAAGAGAGATTCAAAGAGAAAAAGGTTGAAGTCTTTACATCTTCAGGGAGTCACTACACGTCAGGATATTGACCCAAAAATCAAAGTAATTTAAGTTTTACTCATAAAGGCATCGCAGGTCCATCCCTGTTTTAGTCGCCACATGTTGTCACAGTGAATAAGCCGCAGTCtcagttgccatgacaaccGCAGTCGCCAGTCAATCCCATCAAACAACAGAGGTGCTGTATCTCCAATTTAGGCGTGGGTGCACAGTCaggttttaaaaacaacagacagcCCGTAGGAAAACCTGCTGTCTGGTTGATAGAGATCAAGCTCAAGACAAACTTTAGAaagttattttgtcattttcccTATCGGCTCGTCTCAGGATTTCCTCGTCAGAGGagtgaaatgtagtttttaggTACAATTCCACGCTTCCCACCCAAAACTCCCAAAATCCACTGCTCATCCAGAGACTCCACCTGTGTTATAATGTCACCAACCTGCAGcgggaaaacaaacagagagagactgttTTAGTTGAATGTTAAAAACAATCTTAAATCACAGATTGGACAGAAAAACCTGAAATaattgatttgtattttattgatttatttattttattgatttaaataaatactttaatttcACACAAATCTTCTATGTGccaaaaatcaaaaactaaagGTGTCTCATGATCCAGTCATGATTGAATGTCCCGCACACCTTTAGCGTGAGCTCATCCTCACTCTCTGCTGTGAAGTCAAACAGAGCTTTTGCCACTCCCCTAACCAGTGGCTGCTGGCCTGGAACTGGCTGAACTGGAAACGGGGAGAGGAAGCTGTGGTTATAGACCTcggcagccacacacacacacacacacacacacacacacacacacacacacacacacacacacacacacacacacacacacacacacacacacacacacacacacacacacacacacacacacacacacactaaagcaTATATACGTTCCCTAAAGGGCGTGTTTCTtgtttattaacaaaaaaatctgtgtcTTTCAAAGCTTCTGCTAAAGCAGCTGCTAATCTTTATGTCCAAATTAAATCTTATCATGAAAGTGAGTAcgaaaccataaaaaaaaaaaaaagacagctgaACACAGTAGAACAAAACCAAATTATTAACTTAAAACTGTCAAAAATCagtaaatataaagtctgctaAACCAGCACAGATGAATGACAACTggaaacaataataacatttactgtaagcACACAACTATTCATAATATTTATGAACATAATAACTAACAGCTAGGTTCAAGACATCATCACATGAGCTGTCAAACAGAAACCTCAACAGATTCCTGTCCTGTGATTGGATGAACTGTCTGACAATACTCTAGTCTCCTCACAGGTAAACCCCACCCGCTTGAGACAGTCAGGAGGACTAAGAAAACCTACTGTTTGACCCAAGGTGGAGGAGATAGTGGTCAGGTCTTAGGACTTTAGACTCCTTTATCACCTCTATCACCGATCAGACGCAGGAGCTAATTGTAGCcctaaaatgtttaataattaacTCTTAAAATTCCCCTTATTGTTAGCAATGCCTTTTAACTCacagttacatacagtacatttagcCACTGGCTGTTTAATAAATGCAGCACCTGATCTAATCTATATCTTTTATGACTCACTTCAGTAATTACTACTTCCtcctatttgtgtttttattttgtgtgattttatttaataactctttctactttgtgttttcctctgacattttgaacagttgttgttgtgtgctGTACCCTGGCAGGGCTGTGTGAAGGCAGCAGGGTAAAgcccctctctcccctccagtcttcctctcctccactctgTGTCGATGTGCTCGAGCACATGGATCAGCGCCCCCTTGTGGAACGACAGATCCTCTGCATTCTGACCAGGGAAGTCAAACAGAGCCACAGCCCATTCCTCtgcctaaaaacacacacagatcgAGATCAGTTAATGGATTTATCACAATTACCAGACTAATAATACAGattattaatttagtttttaaataccAAACCTagaatatttccattttatttttattctctattttaaaatgttttcaggagATTTGTAACAGCAACACTGAGGTCTGATGTCTGTGTTTAACAGTaaacctgcacagacacacactcacctcaGATTCTGGCTCCTCGaatgttttttgtgctgttgagggaaaaataactgtatattaatagtaataatatagaTGACAAAGACAGAATAGTAGCTTGAAGATATATATGATTATTTCAGCATAATCTGAAGAGTGTAGGTAGGAAAGACATAAAAGCATGTATTAAAAATTCTATACAGGAAGGAAAACATATCTAATTTATTAAGATGTTTTTCCATATATACCTATTTAAAAACTGCACCTTTTCACTAATTGCTATTCTTCCAGATGTAGTTGATGTAACAATTATTCAAACAGTTTCCTTTCAGAAATTTCAtggtgaaaacatttctttacgCTGATGCAATAGAGCTTTTTTCAACAAATGATGTGTAATCAtgaggaaaaaagaataaaaaggatTGAACAGTAATGAGAAAAGTGCTAATGTGGTTCATGATATTGTGATTGATTAACACGGCTTACATCAGGCTAGCTTGTTAGCCATTAGCTCGACACCAAAAGAAGTTCACGGATGACACTTTCTGATGTGACCTCACCTTATACTGAATTTTAATAATCAAATATGAAGGTCAAAAGGTTAATATTAGTAGAATAATTACCACACAGCTCACCAGCACTTCCTGTCAGTGCTGTACTGGTCGATGTACTTTTAGATGTTTCCTCTGGTGACGACACGGGCTGTGGCAGCGGCTCCACCACCTTGGCGAAATTCAGGGGGAATATTCCAATTCGTCCGTGGATCTGACCCCGCCCCCACTCTTCACCAATGAGCTCGACGAGCGCGATGACATCACCCTGGGAGAAGGTGAGCTcgtcttcttcctctccctcgtAGTCAAACAAGGCGATGCAGCGAGGACCACTGCACCAACAGACGTCGTGATAAATACATCTGGTCTTCTGAAAATGTAACTTAGAGTGTTGTGTCTGCGCGTCTCACCTGACAGGAGGAGGGTCCGGCTGTTCCTTCTGCTCAGTAGGGTGAACAGGCAGGATGGACtaaacaataaaaggaaaacatcagTTTTCCAAAACTTACAAACACATGAAGAACTGAGGAATTCTGATGAACTTTATTGATCCATGAGAAGCAATATTACACTATTTGCATTATAAAGCTTTCAATACCTGGGAGTCTGACAGGCTGAGACCCTCCAAGGCAGGTTTGGATTGGCTGTCCTGACTGGGGACAGGCTCTGTTTGGGAGTCCAAGTCCAGGAGACACAGTGATTCATTGATGACTGGGGTGACAGTCGTTTGACTCTTTACTTCACCCGAAAGATTCTCTGTTGGAGCCGGGCTTGGGTCATCCAGAACGATCAGGACTTCCTGtttctaaaacattaaattagaaaatcaaACCTAGAACATGCTTGCATGTCAACTGTACATATATTTGTTTCCATACCATGTAGCTGCTGTAAAGTGGGTGTCCAGGTTTAGGGCGTGGGGGCAGAGGTGGCCCTTTCTTAGGTGCCCTTTGACTGGATGTTAGAGAAGGAGGTGAACTGGTTTGTGAAgactggctggatggagaaGTGGAGGGAGCAGGACTGGTTTTGGAAGGAGGAGGAACCTGGTTTGAAGTTGAGTTAATTGCTGGAGGCGGTGGTCGTCCAGGAATGGATTTAATTGGTGGAGGACGAAGTGGGAGAAACTTCGCACTAGAAGGcctggagaaaagaaagagatatatttatttttagaaatttgtttaatataaatacagcaTTTTAATGCAAAACGCTTCTAACAGCAAACATCTTTCTTACCGTGGAGGCAGAGGGGGGTCTGTTGAGTTTGCAGTGCTGGTAGCTTCAACTTTGGTCTGAATCACAGGACCTTTCCTCaaagctggagcaggagcaggagctggGGTTGGGGGTTTGAGGCCTGGGACTGGAGCAGGGGCTGGTCCTGCAGGTGTGGTGGCTGTGACTggggcagcagctgcaggtttggCTGGGACTGAGTTTGGATCAGTAGGCGTTGGTGATACTCCAGTGGGTTTGGGGGTCAGATTTGGAGCTGGAGGTCAGATTGCattattcatacacattcataaattatttcattcagtcacacaaacactttaatACCTAACGTTTAAAAGTAGAGATgaagaaaagcataaaaacagaaaacatgttaaaacGGAGCCAAACaagatcttttttt from Anabas testudineus chromosome 18, fAnaTes1.2, whole genome shotgun sequence harbors:
- the LOC113151497 gene encoding tripartite motif-containing protein 16-like — its product is MAQKSNEEDSVKFCCSICLDFLKDPVTIPCGHNYCMSCIKSFWNEDQKKTFSCPQCRKTFTPKPVLVNNTMLSELMEELKKTGLQAPSADHCYAGSGNVACDVCTGRKLKALKSCLVCLASYCEQHLQPHYESPNFKKHKLVEATVKLQDTICPCHDEVMKIFCRTDQECICYLCSMDEHKGHDIVSAAAERTERQKELEVNLQKLQQSIQDREEDMRMLQQEVDAINCSAYKAVEETEKIFTKLIGALKKRSSDVKQQIGNQQKAEVCRAKELHKNLKDEIAKLKRKEMELKQLSHTEDPTQFLHSYPSLSQPSESTDSPVTEIHHLQQFDNLTSAVTTTRDRIQAILSEKFMRTSPEEVDTDALLTPAVPKTRAEFLQYSRQVTLDPNTAGAGLLLSNENRRVTKTGGQTQPGHQDRFIAVSQVMSTNELTGRCYWEVEKKGSVSVAVTYKNICRTGDFTACAFGYNNKSWALTYDNSYTFRHDTSVFLTNYQPSRIGVYLDHSAGILSFYSVSETMTLLHRVETSFTEPVHVGLWLHGSDGDFAEICE
- the LOC113151496 gene encoding tripartite motif-containing protein 16-like, with the protein product MCDRTGLVSCVTAFYLLRASETQMLLRDKMAQNGNQKDSVKFCCSICLDFLKDPVTIPCGHNYCMSCITTFWDEDDQKTLNSCPQCRKKFIPKPVLVKNTMLAELVEERKTMGLQDPPADHCYAGPGDVACDVCTGRKMKALKSCLVCLASYCEQHLQPHYESPAFQKHKLVEATVKLQESICSRHNEVIKIFCRTDQECICYLCSMDEHKGHDTVSAATERNEKQKELRDSLQKIQQRIQDREKYLKVLQEEMNAVKHSADKAVKDTEELFQELIHAIEKRLSDVRQQIRSRQKTEVSRVKELQQKIEQETTELKKKYIELKKLSHTEDHTLFLRSYPSVSGVSKSPCISNTKINRPLDFKDVTAAVTVTRDKMLAILSEKKLQAEPKDRDDFLLYSRQITLDPNTPNGFMVLSEGNRKITFCAQIQPYPQHPDRFIHITQVLSKEGLTGRCYWEVEMSRCVAVAVTYKSIARSGEFNAHAFGYNEQSWVLHCSSSSHYIFRHNKISHAIYSPLSSRIGVYLDHSAGILSFYSVSESMTLLHRVQTTFTQPLYAGLWLGCKGDTAEFCELNSSTVHY
- the LOC113151498 gene encoding tripartite motif-containing protein 16-like, which encodes MAQQEKQEGRMKFCCSICLDLLKDPVTIPCGHNYCRSCINTHWKGNQKKPHSCPQCQKTFTTRPALVKNTMLEDLLQKLKTTALQAPPADHGYAGPEDVACDVCTERKMKALKSCLVCLASYCEQHLQPHYESPAFQKHKLVEATVKLQESICSRHNEVMKIFCRTDQECICYVCSMVEHKDHKIVSTATERTERQEELEMSRQKLQQRIQEREEDMRMLQQEVESINCFAIKAVMNTDKISNELVSLIEKTFTDVKQQIRSKQKTEVSRAKELQESLERELAELKRRDAQLEQLSRTEDHTQFLHIYPSLSQPTQSTDSPTIQTQDLDHFEKVTAAVMATRDRIQIILSEKLTNMEALEPQEEPKTRIEFQQYSRQITLNPNTADASRLIFSEGNRKITFQIDNRPYDYHPDRFIDIPQVLSKEGLIGRCYWEVEKEGNVAIAVAYKGISRTGDLNARAFGYNENSWVLLCGNSDNYMFRHNKSSVTISGPPSSRIGVYLDQVAGILSFYSVDDKMTLLHRVQTTFTQSLYAGLGLAVTGDTAELCM